A window of the Fusarium fujikuroi IMI 58289 draft genome, chromosome FFUJ_chr09 genome harbors these coding sequences:
- a CDS encoding related to O-methylsterigmatocystin oxidoreductase: protein MLQTIPMPSRELTIALAVLSLLMVLVQRAGSRRRETKQLLSLPPSPPCANIIAGHLPTVLKAAKEHRQHLLFQKWAEEYGEVFFVQLGTIQEYFINSDQAVRAIFDKAAAQTSERPRWIVSNEQICNRLNLLLLSSSEKAWKSQRKATTFGLTNLNLADAGLPFLHFETLKFLNDIGQNPSKGADPQSLWSSIGRYTYSTFSSQIFGLDVPEDNSPVIDYIFETGLAQILGMLPGYYLVDTFNILDKLPLFLKPWERDAKSRHKRDYEWCCDKLKKVKSQIDAGEAPPHMTFIRRVIEDPNHLGLDSLEDASYLGMMLIIGASDTSRISTWSFLEAMLTFPDVCNKARKVIDSAVGDRVPVFEDLERVPYIRQVMKESWRWRPPVALGHPHTTTRDIMYKNYRIPKGARIHLNAWAIHRDPTRYPDPENFIPERFEGDTRSSQESAASPDVSKRDHFVFGAGRRICPGYHVADRSFAVSVMRILWAFDISLKPGTKLPLDPQSFPGDMPGNPGLELPVVLTVRSPERLETIQKEFEAAVQSRERMEPLVG from the exons ATGCTTCAAACAATTCCCATGCCAAGCCGGGAGCTGACTATAGCTTTGGCTGTGCTCTCACTGCTTATGGTCCTGGTGCAAAGAGCAGGATCAAGGCGACGGGAAACTAAGCaacttctctctcttcccccTTCACCTCCTTGCGCAAACATTATCGCTGGCCATCTTCCCACCGTCCTGAAAGCAGCCAAGGAACATCGCCAGCACCTTCTTTTCCAAAAGTGGGCCGAGGAATACGGCGAGGTGTTTTTCGTTCAGCTCGGCACTATCCAGGAGTACTTCATCAATAGTGACCAAGCCGTCAGAGCAATCTTCGACAAGGCTGCGGCCCAAACATCTGAGCGACCGCGTTGGATTGTCAGTAACGAGCAGATATGCAACCgactcaaccttctccttcttagcTCCAGTGAAAAAGCATGGAAAAGTCAACGAAAGGCCACAACCTTTGGGCTGACCAACTTAAATCTCGCCGATGCTggtcttccatttcttcatttCGAAACGTTGAAGTTCCTGAATGATATTGGTCAAAATCCCAGCAAAGGCGCCGATCCGCAATCTCTATGGTCGAGCATTGGTCGCTACACATATAGCACATTCTCGTCCCAGATCTTTGGCCTGGATGTCCCCGAAGACAATAGCCCTGTCATCGATTACATATTCGAAACAGGTCTAGCCCAGATTCTTGGTATGCTCCCTGGCTACTATCTAGTTGACACTTTCaacattcttgacaagctaCCACTATTTCTAAAACCTTGGGAAAGGGATGCAAAGTCCAGGCACAAGCGTGACTATGAGTGGTGTTGTGATAAACTGAAG AAAGTAAAGTCACAGATTGATGCCGGAGAGGCTCCGCCGCATATGACTTTCATCCGAAGGGTCATCGAAGACCCAAACCATCTGGGACTTGACAGCCTCGAAGATGCCTCGTACCTGGGCATGATGCTAATAATCGGGGCTTCAGATACT AGTCGGATATCGACTTGGTCATTCCTTGAGGCTATGTTAACGTTTCCAGATGTCTGTAATAAAGCGAGAAAGGTAATTG ATTCGGCTGTTGGAGATAGAGTTCCCGTTTTCGAAGATCTGGAACGTGTGCCATATATTCGTCAGGTCATGAAGGAATCTTGGAGATGGCGCCCTCCTGTTGCCCTGGGCCATCCCCATACGACCACTCGAGATATAATGTATAAGAACTACCGCATACCAAAGGGAGCCAGGATACATTTGAATGCTTG GGCAATTCATCGAGACCCGACACGCTATCCGGATCCCGAAAATTTCATACCTGAGCGTTTTGAGGGCGACACAAGATCG AGCCAGGAGAGCGCTGCATCCCCTGACGTTTCCAAAAGAGACCACTTTGTCTTTGGAGCTGGACGTCGCATCT GTCCCGGTTACCACGTTGCGGATAGAAGCTTTGCTGTCAGTGTTATGCGTATTCTTTGGGCTTTCGATATTAGTTTGAAGCCTGGAACAAAGCTTCCTCTTGACCCTCAAAGCTTTCCAGGCGATATGCCAGGTAATCCTGGGCTTGAATTGCCTGTCGTATTGACTGTCAGGAGCCCTGAAAGACTGGAAACCATTCAAAAGGAATTCGAGGCAGCTGTTCAGAGCCGGGAAAGGATGGAGCCATTGGTTGGCTAA
- a CDS encoding related to amidohydrolase family protein: protein MKFEPAILIPALLVCNVAGVTASSKLFSGATIIVWDESEPEPRVLRDGYLLVEDDRIAKVTTSKPSRLPRNTEVIDTTGQIISPGFIDTHRHGWQTAFKTLGSNTTLAQYFGRYGEFAAAPHFNAEDVYWGQLAGLLEALNAGVTTSLDHAHHTWSNETAYAGLNASVESGARVFWAYTFHDVPTLNYTVNDQIPNFIEIAESGLLQHSNVQLGIAYDSFGPNPPDVANEVANLAREFNVSVVTTHSLAGPFGVSNLPEDVHSFDLLNTSIPVVFSHGSFLTATGANLLRQTNQYLSITPESEMHYGHTHPHSYYIQDQAALGVDTHFTYSTDILTQARIWLQSVRYFFFDKVLSGWEVPKNNPMSVVQAFSLATRAGGLALRHPELGVIREGAKADLIVWNAAESPSLLGWTDPIAAIMLHASVGDILHVMVNGDFVKRDGKLAIANYPTIRQRFLNSARRIKSIYRDFYYPTLDGEFNGGGFYYGEARVADTERGESNGYGELHLLKS from the coding sequence ATGAAGTTTGAACCAGCTATTCTTATTCCTGCCTTGCTTGTCTGCAACGTAGCTGGTGTTACTGCCAGTAGCAAGCTCTTCTCAGGTGCTACTATTATTGTCTGGGATGAATCTGAGCCCGAGCCTCGGGTCCTTCGCGATGGCTATTTATTAGTCGAGGACGACCGGATCGCAAAAGTCACTACTTCCAAGCCATCTCGCCTGCCCAGAAATACCGAGGTCATCGATACCACCGGCCAGATCATAAGTCCCGGCTTCATTGATACGCATCGCCATGGTTGGCAGACAGCCTTCAAGACACTTGGATCCAATACTACTCTGGCTCAATACTTTGGGCGATACGGAGAATTTGCAGCTGCACCCCATTTCAATGCCGAAGACGTTTACTGGGGACAGCTCGCAGGTCTCCTAGAGGCCCTGAATGCCGGGGTGACAACTTCGCTGGACCATGCTCATCACACTTGGTCGAATGAAACAGCTTATGCGGGTCTCAATGCCTCGGTTGAGAGCGGAGCTCGTGTATTTTGGGCATATACTTTCCATGACGTTCCGACCCTGAACTACACGGTCAATGATCAGATTCCTAACTTTATTGAAATAGCTGAGAGTGGCCTTCTCCAACATAGCAATGTTCAATTAGGAATAGCATATGATTCCTTCGGCCCGAACCCTCCAGATGTTGCAAACGAAGTTGCAAACCTCGCACGAGAATTCAATGTCTCGGTTGTGACAACCCATTCTCTTGCTGGTCCCTTTGGAGTCTCTAACCTCCCCGAGGACGTTCACTCTTTTGACCTACTCAACACATCGATACCAGTTGTCTTTTCTCACGGCAGCTTCCTCACAGCCACTGGCGCCAACCTTCTTCGCCAAACCAACCAATATCTCTCTATCACTCCGGAATCGGAGATGCACTACGGACATACGCATCCACACTCTTACTACATCCAGGATCAGGCTGCTCTCGGCGTCGACACCCACTTTACCTATTCAACCGACATTTTGACACAAGCCCGAATCTGGTTGCAGAGTGTCCGTTATTTCTTCTTTGATAAGGTACTCTCCGGATGGGAGGTGCCCAAGAACAACCCAATGAGTGTTGTTCAGGCCTTTTCGCTTGCAACTCGAGCCGGAGGTCTTGCACTTCGCCATCCAGAACTTGGGGTCATCCGCGAAGGAGCAAAGGCAGATCTGATTGTGTGGAATGCGGCCGAGTCGCCCTCACTTCTGGGATGGACTGACCCCATCGCTGCAATTATGCTGCACGCCAGCGTTGGCGATATCTTGCATGTCATGGTTAATGGAGACTTTGTGAAACGGGACGGAAAGCTAGCCATTGCTAATTATCCGACGATTAGACAGAGGTTTCTTAACAGTGCCAGGCGGATAAAGAGTATCTACAGAGACTTTTATTACCCAACCCTTGATGGTGAGTTCAATGGAGGGGGGTTTTACTATGGGGAGGCAAGAGTTGCAGATACCGAGAGAGGCGAGAGTAATGGGTATGGAGAGCTACATCTGTTGAAAAGTTAG
- a CDS encoding related to choline monooxygenase: protein MSTANKLKVNVESDNFTETSHRSPVRALPSTWYNSPEMYELEKRAIFSKKWLLTTHQNRFPKAGDWMKFNTTGYEFVIARDRKGNLNAFHNICRHRAFPVVQGGQQGNSSIFACKYHGWSYGLSGNLAKAPNYDQLENFDKSKNGLFKIHLKVDAYGFVWVNLDSSENPEPWTRYFEGIDQQERLEKVNWDDYTLDNEYSMEGEYNWKILADNFNECYHCPTTHPDLPTLADLGKTKCDTGEGWIKHSSIQTEEQKKSGMQLASTYFYPSASVVVLPHFMMIQRFMPLGPASSSMHYQIFRNKNSSEEDFHNIADLYARVVSEDKDLCIGAQKNLNAGIFVSGELHPRLEHGPLSFQESHRQAIHEHAKLEREAGRQIWPARQQLPSNEAAEANKEDEALCSSLSCGGIQEVLAW, encoded by the exons ATGTCAACTGCGAATAAGCTCAAGGTGAACGTCGAGAGCGACAACTTCACTGAAACAAGTCACCGAAGTCCCGTCCGTGCTCTCCCTTCAACATGGTACAACTCTCCTGAGATGTATGAGCTCGAGAAGCgtgccatcttctccaagaagtGGCTGCTTACTACCCATCAGAACCGGTTTCCCAAGGCTGGCGATTGGATGAAGTTCAACACTACCGGCTACGAGTTCGTCATTGCCCGTGATCGAAAGGGAAACCTCAACGCCTTCCATAACATCTGCCGTCATCGCGCTTTTCCTGTCGTTCAAGGTGGACAGCAAGGCAACTCTTCCATTTTTGCATGCAAGTACCACGGTTGGTCTTATGGACTGAGTGGCAACCTCGCCAAGGCACCCAATTATGATCAGCTCGAGAACTttgacaagagcaagaacGGTCTTTTCAAAATCCATCTGAAGGTCGATGCGTATGGCTTTGTTTGGGTCAACCTCGACAGCTCTGAGAACCCGGAACCCTGGACTCGATACTTCGAGGGTATTGATCAGCAAGAACGTCTTGAGAAGGTCAACTGGGATGACTACACTCTGGACAATGAATACAGCATGGAGGGTGAATATAactggaagatcttggcggACAATTTCAACGAATGCTATCACTGTCCCACGACCCATCCCGATCTTCCTACCCTTGCAGACCTCGGAAAGACAAAGTGCGACACCGGCGAGGGATGGATCAAGCACTCGAGCATTCAGactgaggagcagaagaagagcggaATGCAACTCGCAAGCACATACTTCTACCCCAGTGCTTCAGTAGTCGTCCT GCCTCACTTTATGATGATTCAGCGTTTCATGCCACTTGGACCTGCCTCCTCTTCTATGCACTATCAAATATTCCGCAACAAGAACTCATCCGAAGAGGACTTCCATAATATTGCTGATCTCTATGCACGCGTTGTCTCGGAAGATAAGGACTTGTGTATTGGCGCCCAGAAGAATCTCAATGCAGGCATCTTCGTTAGTGGGGAGTTGCATCCACGACTGGAACATGGTCCACTATCATTCCAAGAATCTCACCGACAGGCAATTCACGAGCATGCCAAGCTTGAGAGGGAAGCAGGCAGGCAGATCTGGCCCGCAAGACAGCAGTTGCCATCTaatgaggctgctgaggctaACAAGGAGGACGAAGCACTGTGTTCGAGCTTGTCTTGCGGTGGTATCCAGGAGGTGTTGGCTTGGTAA
- a CDS encoding A622-like isoflavone reductase, whose protein sequence is MTKKIAIVGATGETGGSIVDGLLGSETQYEITALVRPSSVEKPATISLKERGIKIVPIDLGGNHAELVAVLTGIDTVISAIHFQSLHNEIPLSNAAKQAGVERYVPCFFATIAPRGIMDARDRKEAILDHIQRIYLPYTVIDVGWWYQITLPRVPSGKLDESLVFPNNNIIAGGEIPSALTDVRDIGIYVAAIVGDPRTINKRVMAYTETKTQNEVHKLVEKVIGEKPESTALSKEQLEEMLAPFKGSTEQNQMRSIYEYWMSWGIRGDNTPENAVYLGYLLAKDLFPSLRGRSLEDFIKDALEGKVKKVYQQ, encoded by the exons ATGACAAAAAAGATCGCGATCGTTGGTGCTACTGGGGAAACGGGAGGGTCAATTGTTGATGGCCTCCTCGGGTCCGAAACCCAATAT GAAATTACAGCTTTGGTGCGACCAAGCTCAGTTGAAAAGCCAGCAACTATCAGCTTGAAAGAAAGGGGCATTAAGATTGTGCCAATTGATCTTGGTGGAAACCATGCCGAGCTGGTCGCCGTGCTCACTGGGATTGACACTGTCATATCGGCCATTCACTTTCAATCACTTCATAATGAGATCCCACTGTCCAATGCAGCCAAACAAGCTGGCGTTGAGCGATATGTGCCATGCTTCTTCGCCACCATTGCCCCTCGTGGTATAATGGATGCCCGCGATAGA AAGGAGGCAATCCTCGATCATATCCAGAGGATCTATCTTCCCTACACCGTGATTGATGTAGGTTGGTGGTACCAGATTACTCTGCCCCGAGTTCCGTCGGGTAAGCTGGACGAATCTCTCGTATTccccaacaacaacatcatcgctgGCGGTGAGATCCCTTCCGCGCTCACAGATGTTCGTGATATTGGAATATACGTCGCAGCCATTGTGGGCGACCCAAGAACTATCAATAAAAGAGTAATGGCCTACACAGAGACCAAGACGCAGAACGAAGTCCACAAATTGGTAGAGAAGGTGATTGGCGAGAAGCCAGAGTCTACTGCT tTGTCAAAGgaacagcttgaagagaTGTTAGCACCATTCAAGGGATCCACGGAACAAAACCAGATGCGTAGTATCTACGAGTACTGGATGTCTTGGGGCATACGAGGCGACAACACGCCAGAGAATGCCGTTTACCTTGGGTATCTTCTTGCAAAAGACCTGTTTCCCTCTCTACGAGGTAGAAGTCTGGAGGATTTCATTAAGGATGCTCTTGAAGGGAAAGTCAAGAAGGTATACCAACAGTAA